The DNA segment TTCCCTCATGTTCCCTTAAAGCGGTGCACCGCGTGAGCCACTGGGATAGACCCCGCTTGCCCCAGGGCGTGCCCTCCTGATTTGCTGGCACGCTGTTGAGGACGCCGGCACCTGCACTCGGAGGGCGCGTCATCGTCAGGGTAGTGCTGGCCTCACCAGGAGGATGCGTTCCCTCCTCTGCTGATTTTTTGGGAGAGTCAGGGAGGGACAAGGGTTAATTCCTGAAATCCCTGGTTGAATCCAGCAGTGGCGCCATCAGGCTCAGCATTTTTCTGTGCTGGGAGGTTTCTGACGCCTGATTCAGTCTCTTTGCTTGCAGATCTTTTCAGGCTCTTATTTCCTCCAGGGTCACTCTTTGGAGCTCACATACCTTGGAATTTGTCCATCTTTCCTGGTCTTTTACTTTCAAGTGGACAACTGCCCCCAGtactcttataatcctttttatccTGGGAAGGTCAGTAGTCAGCCCCTCCTTTAAAAGATTTTAGTTatttgcacattttttttctctgtcagtTGAGCTagaagtttgtcaattttattgattacTTTAGGAGTTGAGAGGCTGACTTGCTGATCTGCGACTGCCCCCTCACGGGGCGTCTCTGGCTGCCTGAGCAGAAGGTCCCATGTGGAGTTTACAGTGTGTGGACACGGGGCAGGGGGGCCGCCAGGGGGCCCACGGGGAGGGCGTTGTGCTGCTGAGCAGGCGAGCCTGTCAGCACAGGGACCCAAGTGGCTGCTTCAGGCTCACTTCCGAAAGGGGCATTGTCAGCCCCAGCGGTGCTGGAGCTGTGGGGTGAGGGATGCTGGTAGTGGCAAACATGTGATAAAATTCAGAACAAATGGGGGACAGCCCCCACATCCATTCATCTGGAGACTGGCCCCCTCTCTGATGGGTTAAGGGGAAGTCAGAGCTTCTGGAGCAGTCCGAGGAGGCCCATGGTGCCCACGGAGCCCACGGGATGCCGGGGCCTTTGCCGCACTCCCAGCAGTTGGGACGGGGGTGGAAATGAAGTTTACAGCCAAGAAGAATGGGAACCTGGGAAGGGAGATGATGACCACAAAAGCCCATCCATCCGAGAGCGGGGCAGGGGGTCGGCTGGGTGGCCGAGCTGGTGCACCAGGGGTGCAGAAGGGGGCCACGGCCGTGAGCAAGCCTCATCCTCAGGGGCCACTCATGATGGGGATGGTCCCCGATTTGGCACTGTTGGGGTCTGAGCTTCTGCCCCTCCTGCAAGCAGCAGGCTGGAGGTGCTCTGTGCTGCCAGAACCTGCCTGGGGGACAGGGGCACCACCCCAGGATGCGAGGACACCCCCAAAAGGCCTCCACCTGGAGCGGTTGAGAGGCGCATGTGCTTGGACTCAGCATGTGCCGAAAACGGGTCGTGTCATTGAGCGAAAATCCTCAGTGAATGAGATGTCCTTCCCTTTGGGGATGTCCCTGCCCAGGGCCAGGTTCCACCCCGCGAGCGGGCAATGGTCCTGGCATTTGGGAGCTCCTGCTGGCCCTCCCTGCTGGCCTCAGACATGCCCTTGGGCTGCAGAAGCTCAGTTCACACAGACCTGGGTGTCATGCGGAGCCTGTTCCGTTTGGCATGGTACCTGTTTCCTGCTGAGGGGGGCTTGGTCCCTCACCTACGGGACCCCTCTGTGATTTGCCCTGCCCAAGAGACCCCACGGGGTGCACCTGACACTGGGGGACAGCGATTGTGGGCAGCTGGGGTAGGCAGGTGAGGCGGCCGTAGGGTGCGGGTGGGGGAGCAGAGGACACTGGGGCAGGCGGAGGCTGTGGGAGGGTTTCCGGGGGGGAAGGGCTTCTGCCTGGACTCCTGGGTGAGAGGGTGCCGGCCTCAGGGCAGGCTCTGGGGGCGGAGGGTGAGGTCACGAGCCTCACTCCAGCCACGGCGCCCCGAGAGCCTGGACCCGGGGTCCCCAGTGATGGCCTGCTGGGCGGATGTCTCCTGAGGACGGGCGTAGGGCCCCTGAGGGCCACTTCTGCCACTGGCTCCAGTCCTGCTGTGCCTGTAGGCGCACGCATGGCCTCCTGTGACTGTCTGGGGAGTCCCGGGAGACTTGGGGGAATGACTGAACCAAGGCTCCGAGAGGCGCCCACAGTCTGGGGTGCTGGTCCTGGGAGGTGGTGAGCCCAGGGTGCAGAGCAGGGCTGCGGAGGGTCCCACCCTGGCTCCTGGCACGCCTGACACGGTCCGGCGGAGTGGCTGCCTGTGGTTCTGGGCAGCAGGTATGGGGCACCACCCCGAGCCAAGGCACAGCGCCTCCGTAGGCCCCCTGCCCATCCTGGTGTCTCCGCCCATCAGCAGAGTCCCCAGGACGGCCCCCAAGCCGGGGCTGCCCAGCCACGGTGGGCAGGCGGTCAGCTCCACACGGCCGCCGGGCAGACTTGCCGGCTCCGGGCTCCTTGTCTGAGGCCCTGTCTGTCCTGCGACAGACACAGGGCGCCTGTTTCCTTGTGGGCAGGAACACGGCGTCCCTGTTGGCACCTGGGCCAGTGGGCCCCCAGGCTGCGGGCTTTACACAGAACGGCACTGTGGCCACCTCGGCTTGGCCTCCTGCCTGAACCCCTCATACCCGCTGGGACCCTCCACAGTGTGGCCGGGTGCCCTGGACGATTGGGCTCGGGGGCTGCTCCTGCCAggctgggggagaagggagcACTGCCCCCCCAGAACAGGAGACAGAAGGCTCTGGCCCACAGCCTGGTTCTCACTGCAGCAGGACGCAGAGGGTCACCCGCAGACTCTGTGGTGACCAGGCATCAGGGTCACCACTGCGGTCGCttgcccacctcccctccccgcccacacgGCGTGAGACTGGGGGACATGGTCACAAACTCAGGGCCCTGTGGGGGTGGTCCTCACAAGGAGGGACAAAGGGCTTCTGTCCACGCCTCGGGCACTGGTCCTGGGGAGGAAAGcagggtgtgtgggggtgtgtgcagGTTCCGAGGAGGGGAGGCCTCATCCCACCCAGGCCCATCCCGGGAGGGGGTCCAACACTGGGCTCTggagagcagaggcagggagCCCGCGACCTTGGCTCGGCAGGTGCTGGTGGCCCCAGCCCAGACCGGGGCCAGGGCCCGCTGGCGAGGCAGGGGCGGCGCAGTGCAGCCCCAGGGGCCCTGCTTGGGTGGGCTTCTCCAGGTGCCAGGCGCAGGGCGGGGCTGGGGTGGAGACCTTGCTCAGAGCAGCTTTATTTCAGGGGTCCTGGGCAGTTTCTACTCGGGCTCCGGGTATGGCCACTCCTGAGCCTGGAAGTAGGGCTTCAGGTCCCGGAGGCGGAGTGGCGGGAAGTAGGGGCCGATCCTCTTCCGGATCCACCACTTGCCCTCGGCGGCATGCCTGCCCCCTGGCCGGCTGAACTTGTACCTGTAGTGTTCCCCTCGGACCCACCTGCGTGGTGGACAGCCAGCCGTCAGCCCCGAGCCCCCATCCAGGGAGCGCAGCTGTGGGGGACCTCGTCCCTCGGGGGCTGGCCCTCTGCTTGCCGAGCCGCGGCTGCTGCGGGCTCGGGTCCGTGCTGGCTCCTTGGAGGGAGCAGCTGCCTGGGGAGGCGGAGGAGCCCACGTGGGGCCCAGGGGCCCCCCTCACACCAGGCCCTGGCCCTGAAAGGGAGAGCCTGCAGGGACCACGTCTGGCCCGGGGTGAGGGCAGCCGGGGGCTCTGCCGGGGGGCTTCCGGAGCCCATGGAACTGAAGGCCAGGCCTGGCTCTCTGGACGCCTCCCCCTCGCCCCCCACCAGGAGCCCCCGCCCGAGTCCTGTCAGCAGGTGAGCAGCGCCTGGGGAAGGCATGGCCTGGGGGCCCGTGGGCCTTCGCACCCTGGCATGTTCTCAGGGGGTCACAGCACAGCCCCCAGTGGACTCCTGCACCTGGGGGAGCAGCCCTGAGAACCGGCAGAAGCTGCAGTTGGCAGGGGTCTCTTCTGGGAGGGGGTCTCACCTGGGGGGGTCCCTGCCCTCAAAAGGGTTGAGGGCCAACAGGGACAGAGTCTGGGCATCGTTGGCCAGGAGCCGGCCTGCCAGGTGGATGACCCACTCGTTATGTTCGTAGgtctgggagggagaagggctggaCTGTGGGCCCCACCCTCAGCACCACCTAGGGCCTGTGGGGGGCATGCTCTCTGCTCCCGGCCTCCCCCCCCCCACCGTCAGTCCTGAGCACAGCGGGCGCCCCGCCTCTGGGGACCCTGCTGTCCAGACGTACACAGTCCAATGCCCGCTCGCCGGGGTGCGCAGCCCAGCACGGGGCGTCCATGTGGCTGGGTCAGCTGCCTCCCAACCGAGGCCTCAGGGACCCTGGGGTAACCGGAGCCTTCGTGTGCCCAGGACTCACCTGGAAGGCTGCAAACCACATGAGCCAGTCCAGGCGGTGGTGGTAGGGGGAGATGAGGCAGGGCCTCCGCCGCAGGTCGCCGGGCTTGCACTTGAACTCGTAGTCCTCCCACACGGCACCCGGCGCGCTGGCGTTGGGGCTGGCCGTGCCCTGCAGGATGACTTCCACGCGCTCCTTGGTGACGCTGAGGGGAGCCGAGTCAGAGCTCCGCCCACCACAGGAGGCCGAGCCTCAGCGCCCTGCTGCGCTGGAGCAGACGGGGCAGCTGCCCCGGGGTGAGGGGGCGCCTCTCCACCCTGCCTCCCAGTGGGCAGcatacctcccaaaggccccgtaCGTGTTGACGATCCTGAGGGGGTTGAAGGAGACGTTCATGACCTGCTGGGGGCTCAGCAGGTTGAGCACCACGGGGATGCTGAGCCAGGCGACCAGGACGCCCAGTGCCAGGTGGACTGCGCGCCGTGCCATGCAGCCTGGGGAGGGGCGGTGGTGAGTCCCCTGCATCCCatgccctgcctgcctctgccgGGCAGCTGGCAGGCTGGAGAGGGGCCCCTGCCCACAGCTCCCTTCTCCCCGAGGCAGCGACACCTTCCCAGGTGGAGGTGGAAACTGAGTCGTGCTGCTGCCCTCGGGAGGTGGGAGCAGCCGGGGGTCCGGGGGAGAGGGTTGTCTGTGCCCTCGGGGGTCCACCCACCGTGTCTCAGCTGGGCCCCCTGGGCTTCCTCCTCCTGCATCTTCAGGACCCTGTCCTTGAGACCGCCAGGCCCAGAGGGGAACAGGAGGCTCACGGTGGCATCGTCGAAGCAGGCGAGGCTGGGCACCATGGTCAGCCAGTTCAGGAAGCTCAGGTTCCCACTGACTATGAGGACTGCCTGGGGGGACAAGCCGCCGACGGGGGCTGAGCGGGGACGTGCCGGACGGCCCTCTCCAGCCACCGCATGCGTGGGCCGGCTGCGCGATCCCGCACCCAGGGCCGGGCCTGCACTGGCCCTTCCCAGAAGCGCAGGTGGGAGGCTGGGGTACAGGCAGCAGAcggtggcctgggccctgggagcaCCAGGGGCGGGTTCTCCCCAGAGCCTCCGGTGGGGGCCCCGCCTGCCTCACCCTGACTCCGGCCTCTGAGCCCCATCTGGAGGTTGCCCGGATCCTGACCCACAGGTGTGAGATCGGATTTGCTGTTTGATTCCACATGTGCGTCTGTGGCCACTGTCGTGGTTGATCAGTATAGGTCCAGAGCAGCTGCATGAACAAGCCCCTGGGTCCTGCAGCGAGCCCCTCACTGGGGAGGGGCTTTGCCACCAGAAGTGGGGGTGTCTGGGAACCTGACTGGCGCCACCTCGCTTGGCTTCATGGCCCCTGGCCCAGCCACGTGGGAGGGAACAGGGCTCCTGCACAGTGGGGTCTGGGGAATCTGTCCCTGCCTGTGCCAGTCTGCCCTGTCCTCTAAGCCCAGTGGAGCCTGAGACACGTCCCTGAGTGACCACGCAAAGGCCGACCCCTGGGCCTCACTTTGGGGCCATGGTGGCCCAGGGCTTCTGCTGGGTGGCTGCCATCCCTCCTCAGAGGCCTTGAATAGTCCCATGTGGTTATGTGCAGGGTCCTGGGCCAGCTCAGAACCACATGCAGGAAACAGCAACAGTTTTGTAAGTCGTTCACCCTCCTGTCATTGGGTGCCAGTGGACAACCAGGAGTGGGTGGCCCTCCCCTGAGGGGAGGGCGGGATGTGGGGCTCATGCGCCACCCCAGGCTGTGGGCAGGAGCATCCTGCGGGGGCTGTGGGTCCCCTGCAGGTGGTGGACACATGAGGTGAGGGGTATTCCAAACGGCCATGGCAGGACGACAGGCTGGGAGTCCACGGGCCACTGCCTGTGTGTCAGGGTGTGGGGTGCAGCTGGGGAAACCCCCCGGCTGCTGGGAGGCCTGGCTGCACCGGAGTGCCGTGTGGGTGCCAGGGTGCTCCGAGGGCTAGCCGAGCCTGCCGGCCAACCAGCTCTCCTGGTCGGCAGCGATGTGCGGGCCCCGGCGAGCCGGCGGCACACAGCCCCTCCACGACGCGCTTGCCCCGGTGTCTTCCTGGCCAAAGTGGCAGCACCACTTCCTGAGCTGTGGGCTGTGTCACAGGCTTTTAGATCCAAGACCTTTGTCAGAAACACACACGTGCTGCTATTTCCTGCCAGCATCTCTGGGAGGTGAGTCTTACAGTTCTGTGAAGTCTAGGCTATCGCTTTTTAAAGGTCTGATGGTCAGTGCTTTAAGCACTCCAAGAAGACCTCCGCCTGCTCTGAGGCCGTCAGGATCCAGACGTCTCACGGACCTCGGGGGCACTTCGCTTTTGCCCTTCATGTCTGCTGTGAGGTGGGCATTCTCACAGGGACTCTGCTGGCCCAGGGCCCGCCAGGGGAGGGGCAGAGTTCTGCGGTGACCTGGGGCTGCGGAGGGAACAGGCAGGGGCCGTGGGATGCTGGGGTCCCGCAGGTGCACAGCGGTGCAGTCGTGGTGTTCACGTCCCTCAGCAAAGGGAACACGAAGTGAGAGCCAGAGCCGCTGGGAGGCCGGCAGTGCACTTGTGAGGCGGAGGGAAATACAGACAGGGCTGCGCAGCAAGGCCGCTGGGCTGAGAGAGGGGACAGACAGATACCCACCAGGAGGGACAGGAGAAACGGGGGCAGACAGACCCCACCACGAGCACGTCAGATCACCTCGGGTGAGAGGGAGATGGGCAGCTGCCCCGAGCAGGCGGCGGGACGGGCAGGTGGGCTGACAGGCACCCGCGTGTCCCCGGAGCAGTGCCTCATCTGGGCTGTTGCTTGGCAAGTAGGTGCAGACAGTGCCTGGCCGGTCCCACAGTGGCCTTGCACAGGCACTGTGGCTGTGGGCTGTGACACCCCCCAAGGGAGGCCGGAGTCACAGATCTGCCTCACCTCCACCGTGGATGCCCCAGCCCCTTAGCTTCTGACTTGCACTAGAGCTGGGCTGTGGGGCACAGAGTGCAAGGTCACGGGCGCCAGCCTAGCGAGGGCCCGGCAGGAGGAGCTGGGCTCCGATGGGCCTGCCCGTTTGTGGGTCACGATGGACTCGTACGGAGTGTGACGCGATACTGGGGACTCACGGCTCTCCCTCTGTTAACTTAGAAAGCTGGTTTTCCTGGTCCTCAGCCCAACACTAATGCTTCTTACTCTTCACTGTCTGTGATGTTACCAAACCCCTAGGCTAGCAGTCTGTCCTGCCAGCACTTCAGCCTGTGCTGGTCCCCAGGGCCTGGTTTCACGGACAGGGCAGCTGTCACTGGGACTGTGGCACCACCCGTGGCCCAGTCAGGGTCCCCGCATGCCCCCCGACTGGCCTGGAGCCTCTCCTCCTTGCGGGGTCGGCCTTGGCTTATCTGCCCAGACAGTGaggcccctgcccagccctcagGCTGTCCAGTCCATCTGCATAGGATGGGATAGCAACAGGAGTGCCTACAAGGACGTCCAGGTGCAGCCCCAGCCTGGCTCCTGGAGGGAAAAGGCCCGCACAGTGTGGTCCCACAGAGGACAAGGACCGAGAGAACAGCCCCAGAGATGGCCCGGTCAGGTGCCCCTCAGGTCCTTGCACgtccctgcctgcctgagagCTTCCAGCCACACTCCAGGGGAGAACTTCCACTGAGCAGAGCCCCTCTgcttcccaaggccacacagtgagCTGGCAGGCCCCTACGCCCCTTTCACCCCCAGCAGCAGGGCGAGCCCCGGCCCACGTCCACACCAGCCTGCCTGAATCCCCATCCTGGGCTGACTGGGCTTCCAAGGTCGGAGCCCAGTGACAATGGCCGCTTCAGGCTGGGTGCAGGGGGTGGTGCTGGCCAACCCCGCAGCAGGGTGTGTGACAGAACAGACAGGCACCTGCCTGCCCACATGGCTGTGAGCGCTGCGGGGCCCGACCCCAGGGAGGCAGAGCTCGAAGCCGGCCGGCGCCCACCATGCAGGCACGGGAGTCCCCCAAGGCCAGGCAGCGTGCCGCGACAGCTGAGCAAGGCCGACCTCAAGCGGGTCTGGGAGACTCTCACGTTCCGATGAACCCGGGCAGGAGAGACTGGTGGGAAGCCGGCGCTGCCCAGCCCTACACACGGGCTTGAAAACAAGTGTCAGGATGACGAAACTGATTTGCAAATAGATGAACCGCCTGTCAGGAGAGAATCCAGCACCCAGGCACCCAACAGCACATCGTGGTGGCTGGCACCCAGTCCAGACCTGACGGGTACGCGAGTCAGCAGGATGTGTAAGCTGTAGCTCCGAGACAGAAACAGGCTCCCGGGACAGGGGCGGAGGCGGGGCACAGTCCGAGGCCAGTCAGGGAGGAATGCAGGATGGCCCCTGTCAGTGAGCTGGAAGACTCAGAGGACGAGGTGCTCACAGTCTGAGACCTCAGAAGGCCCTAGATGAGGCGGAGCATTTACTGGGTGGGCTGCAGACCGGCCCGGCGGAGGAAGGCCGGGGAATGTGAGCAACAGGCAGGGCGAAGCTGCCCCAGCAGCCCCTGGGGGATGGCGGGCACCGGGTGCTGCTTTGATGCCCTGGGACTCAAGTTCTTGAGGGGCAGGGTGGTGGCAGGGGTCATGTCCCAAAGCTCTGATCTGGTGAAAAACAAATGTTCAGAACAGAGAAGGCATCGCTGCAAGACAAGCACAAAGAATAGCCCAGAAGGCCCACCCAGTCAGCCCGCTGACCACCAGGACAGAGGGAGATCTGGGGAGAGTCACCCACAGAAGACTGGGATGGAGAGGTAAGGACCGGGAGGTGGGGGCCACTCGAAGAAGGCCGGCCCGGGTCCTGCTGGCCCCACTGTGGACGCAGCATCATTCCCGCTGGGAGCTGCCAGGCTGGGCCCCGTGGGTGCAGGGACACCGCCGCCTCCCCAAGGCTCCACGACGGAGGGCGAGGACCGGgtctgggtggcagtgcagaaGGTCAGAAATGTCCACAGATGAGCAGTGAACCTTCAAGACACCTTTCCCACCCCTTTAGGGTCACCGACAGTCTAACAGATATGCATGTCCAGGGGCTGTGACTGCGGAGTGAAGGACTCAAGAGATCGTAACAGGGAGTGAAACTGTCTGAGCAACGCGGGTCCAGGCTCAGGGCGCCCTgtccttccctcttttctttcccaaatCGTAGACTTgtcttttaaaacagaaaagcccATGAGGACTCTCTGGCCCCGAGGCTCTGTGGCCACTCTGGCCACGTGAGGGTCACGCCCCCTGCAGCAGGTGGCGGTGGGGGCCGGtccacatgcccaccagcagaAGGTTCCAGGATGCTCGGGGCAACATCTCCACCTGCGTGAGAGCCGCCAGCACAGCTGAAAGGCCGCCACTGGCCACGCGGCCCAAAGTGACTTCTGAGCGGTGCCTGTTCCCTGGGTTTCTGCCTCAGTGGACACGGGTGGAGCCCATCACAGGCATACTTCCAAGGCCCTGCCCCCCACCAGGCCAGATGAGCCCGACTGGGGGCCTGCCAGGGGGACTGGGGTTCAACAGAGCAGAGCTTTGGGGACAAAACCCTGTTTCTAGTGACGCAGTGGGAGCCCTGAGGACTCAGAGACACCCGCTCAGAGGCCCAGTCCCTCCCCTGGCCTCCCACCAGTCATCTGGATGGCTATATTCTTAATAAGAAAAATGGAATTTGATGTCGAGCATATAACCCCAGCGCGCTAGGGGATCTTGTCTTTCTTAGCATTCCTGTGGCCTCTCCTCAGAGTGAAATGAGTCGAACACGTGGTCCCTTTGTGTTTACTCCGGCCGCAGAGACTGAACTGCACCCCGGTGCATCGTGCAGGCCACAGGGGCCCAACCTGGGGTCTGCGGCCCTTGTGCTGCGCCCTGGGCAGGAGGATGTGCTGTGAGGCCTGGGAGGGGCCGCATGCCTGCTCCAGGGTGGGCTCTGGACGCCCCTGCTGGGCTCTCACGTCCAGCCTGGTGGGGGACTTCCTGCCGTGGGAGCCTGGGGTGGGGCCAATCATCCTGGGACTCCTGCTCTGGGAAGCTGCACAGGGCGGGGGGACAGCTCCCTGCACCCATGGCCCTGGTGATGGTCCCCACGGTGACATGGCCCTGACCTCAGCCAACGACATGGAGGCCAGAAGGAGCCGGACCGGGCAGCAGAGGGGGCTCCGTGCCGACCTGTTCCCACACCAGAATGGGGTGTCTGGCCGGCCCCTGGGCAGAGGCGGCAGTCGCTCCTCCAGGGCCCTCCCTCAGGCTCACGTCCGGGTGGGGGTCCCAGGCTGGGGCGTGGCTCTCCTGTCACTTCCACGTGTACCTCTCCAAGTGGACAATGGACCCATGGCCTTGAAGAACCTTCCGGAACAGCTGTGTAAACTGAGTGTGGGAGGAGATGAGTGTGTTCACATCCTTAACCCTCTCCCGAAGGAGTGACTGGAACAAACAGAACTAGAGATGTCCCCTGGGGCTGCAGGAACAGAGGTGGAGCACGGCCCTGTCAGGACAAGCCGCAGCCCCAGGGGCTGTTCCCACATCAGGTCCCTCCCCAAGGTGGCCGGCAGGCCCAGCTGGTGCTGTGGCCCCTAGGTCCCCATGCCTGGGAGCCCATGCTGCCCGCATGGGGGCTGCACGCACGGCAGCTGGACTGGCAGGCCGCGTGTCCTCTGTGCTGGTCCCGGCCCCAGAAGAGGCGGCAGACCAGCCTCGAGAAGAGCCACAGTGCTGGGTCCCCCCGCCTCCCGAGGACACGCCCGGGCCGGGGTCAGATGGCGAGGGTGTGGGCTGGTCTTCCAGGACACCCGGAACCATGGGCTGGTGGCAAGGCCCTTTGTGGTCCAGCTCTGGCCCCCCTGCCCGGTGTCCCTGCACCACCACCGCCTCCACAGCCTGCACGGTCAGGACCCGGTGGGTGGCCGGAGCTGTGGGGAGCCACCGAGTCCCGAGCCCTGAGCCCCCAAGTCTGTGTGGCCTCCGCAGGGGACGTGCTGGTGCCCTGGGCCATTGCCGGGCGAGCTGTTAGCTAGTCCTCACTCAGGAGCCCACGAGGCTTGTGCCAAGTGCCCTGTGAATAAATAAGGCATTTCAAGGCTGCTGTTTCAATAGCTGGAGTGGCTGTCGGCCCAGACCCAGCGTTCAAGGCACTGAACCCTCTCCACCCGCACTGGCAGCTCCAACTTCCTTCAAGCGCTGTGACAATTGGCTCTTCGTGAGTGCTCGTCGAAGCTGGCCCCGGACTCTTTGGAGGGAGAAGAGGCGGACGGTGGCCAGCGCGGCCAGGAGGAGCCCCACGGGCCCGGCCAGATCTGCAGCTGTGACAGGGCCCAGGGCTCTGAGGCCTGTGAAAGCAGCTGAAGCGGCAGCTGACGAGTGGCCTGTGGCCCCGAGGTGGTGCCACAAAGTCCGGGGAGAGCCATAGACCTGCTGGGGCCGTGTGCCAGCTGGGATCCTCTGGGCTGCCTTGCGAACGGGGCCCACATGCCCCACTGGGAGGGGGAGGTGGCGGCCCCCAGCGGGGCATCCTCGGAGCTGGAAGAAGGCCCGGCACGGGTCGGCGCCCACACTGGTGGGCACTGGCAAGGGCGTTCAAGCCTCTGTCCAGAGCCGTCTCCCAACAGCTTGAGACCACGGGCCACTGGGCTGAAGTGTGAGTGGGGCAGACCAGGTGCAGAGTGCCCATGCCCCCCGGGGGTGTCTCCCAGCGGGGGCTGTGGGGGCAGGGGTCATCGGCCAGCCAAGGCTCTGCCCTCCAGCCAAGTCCAGACACTTTCTGGATCAACTGTGGTGTCCAGACGATGGAATGTCATTGGACCAGCAATGAAAAGACAAGAGGAACCCCAAATGCCCAGGACTAAGTGAGGGAGCCAGCCTGCAAGGCCACACCTGGAGGATCCCTACTCCATGACCTGGAAAAGGCACAGCCATGGGGACTGCGAAGGCTGAGTGgccagcagggagcagggggtgAACTGCAGGCACAGAGGGTTTTTAGGGCACTGGGACTGCTCTACGTGACACTAGTGGTGGGCGTGTGCCATGGTacgtttgtccaaacccacacaATGTGCAACacctaatgtaaactgtgggcTTTGTTAATAATAAACTGTTGACATTGGCTCATCGGTTGTAATAAATGCATTACTAACGCAAGAAGTTCACGATGGGGAaactgcatgtgtgcatgtgtgcacgtgTATGTGCGCATGTgcctgcatgtgcacacatgtatgtGCGTGCAcatctgtgcatgtgtgtatatgtttacgtgggttgcatgtatgtgtgtggtgtgtgcacatatgtatgcatgtatgtgtagtgtgcacacatgtatgtgcatgtgtatttgtGCATATGAGGGTGTGTAGGGGAGTATGTGGGAACCCTCTCTACTTTCTGctaagtttttctttaaaactagTCTAAAAAAGTctgttaattaaaaacaaaatagagcAAAAATAGGGGTGGCGAGGGCAGGTGTGGGACGGTGGTGGGGAGCACAGGAAGGCCTCTGCCCGCCGTGGCGGCAAAGATGGGCCACCCTCAGTGCCCAGCTGGTCGGCTGAGCAGGCGTCGGGTGAGAGCAGAGCACATACTCTTCCAATCGGGAGAGGGGAACAACGGGGGGGAACCTCAGAACTAAAAGgacaagaagaaaacacaaagatgCAGAAA comes from the Manis pentadactyla isolate mManPen7 chromosome 10, mManPen7.hap1, whole genome shotgun sequence genome and includes:
- the LMF1 gene encoding lipase maturation factor 1 isoform X5; translation: MLGAGLIKIRGDQCWQDLTCMDFHYETQPVPNPMAYFLHHCPWWVHRFETLSNHVLELLVPFLIFLGRRMRILHGALQLLFQAVLIVSGNLSFLNWLTMVPSLACFDDATVSLLFPSGPGGLKDRVLKMQEEEAQGAQLRHGCMARRAVHLALGVLVAWLSIPVVLNLLSPQQVMNVSFNPLRIVNTYGAFGSVTKERVEVILQGTASPNASAPGAVWEDYEFKCKPGDLRRRPCLISPYHHRLDWLMWFAAFQTYEHNEWVIHLAGRLLANDAQTLSLLALNPFEGRDPPRWVRGEHYRYKFSRPGGRHAAEGKWWIRKRIGPYFPPLRLRDLKPYFQAQEWPYPEPE